From one Rhopalosiphum padi isolate XX-2018 chromosome 2, ASM2088224v1, whole genome shotgun sequence genomic stretch:
- the LOC132922647 gene encoding protein NDUFAF4 homolog: protein MGVAGSHFTKHIRRFNVIERTERVIKKDKPIPAPLHKADAERLKYLLENDPQLKEELKNKNSTLGKNLQSVYVTSEGDLPDVYPQSKIKLPQNRMQEFNSPFAIEEPKNIPAGRYTLTQITECIADHYKDKQMYTSQVLADRVKIDKKLMDNILKYYRVFDMYVPEKMIEKKKTSSQFLISNAIDKIRQNLEIDKYKEERKQIGKD, encoded by the exons ATGGGAGTAGCTGGATCTCATTTTACAAAGCATATTCGAAGGTTTAACGTAATAGAACGGACAGAACGAGTAATAAAGAAAGATAAACCTATACCAGCACCACTTCATAAAGCAGATGCTGAACGGCTGAAATACCTTCttgaaa ATGATCCACAATTGAAGGAAGAgcttaagaataaaaattcaacTCTTGGAAAAAATTTACAAAGTGTTTATGTTACATCTGAAGGTGAT ttacCTGATGTATACCCCCAATCAAAAATCAAGTTACCACAAAATCGAATGCAAGAATTTAATTCACCATTTGCAATTGAAGAACCAAAAAATATTCCAGCAGGACGTTATACACTTACACAAATTACTGAATGTATAGCTGACCATTATAAAGataaacaaatgtatacatCACAAGTTCTAGCTGATCGAGTTAAAATTGATAAGAAATTAATgg ataatatactaaaatactataGGGTATTTGATATGTATGTTCCTGAAAAAATGATAGAAAAGAAGAAGACCTCGAGTCAATTTTTGATTAGTAATGCAATCGACAAGATTAGACAGAACTtagaaatagataaatataaggAAGAACGAAAACAAATCGGTAAAGATTAA